The segment TTCAGATCCTCCTTTACCGATCACAACGCCTGGTCTGGCAGTATGAATAGTCAAAGTGATTCTTTTGATTGTTCTTTCAATTACAACTTTAGAAATTCCTCCTTTAGGAATACGCACATCGATGTAGTTTCTGATTTTGGTATCTTCTACCAATTTATCTGGAAACGTCTTGCCACCATACCAGTTGGAATCCCAACCTTTAACGATTCCTAATCTAAGTCCTACAGGGTTTACTTTTTGTCCCATTTGTATTAGTTTTCTGAATTTTCAGTGTTACTTTCTTGCTTACCTTCTGAAGCTTTGAAGCTATCAACGATCACTGTTACGTGATTTGATCTCTTTCTGATTCTATGAGCTCTACCTTGCGGAGCAGGTCTCAATCTCTTCAAGATTCTGCCACTATCTACGAAGATTGACTTCACATATAGATCGGCCTCTTCTAGCTTGGCATCTTCATTCTTAATCTCCCAATTTGAGATCGCAGAAAGTAATAATTTCTCTATTCTATCAGCACCTTGCTTAGCTTCAAACTTCAATATATTCAAAGCGTTGTTCACTCTTTGGCCTCTTACCAAATCAGCTACTACCCTCATTTTTCGAGGCGAAGTTGGTACATTATTTAATTTTGCTACAGCTTCCATAGTTTCGCTAATTATCTCTTTTTATCCTTCTTGTTGATGTGACCTCTGAAGTTACGCGTTGGAGCGAATTCACCCAATTTGTGTCCTACCATGTTCTCTGTCACAAATACAGGGATAAATTTGTTCCCATTGTGCACAGCGAAAGTGTGTCCTACAAAGTCTGGAGATATCATAGATCTTCTAGACCAAGTCTTGATTACGGCCTTCTTGCCAGAATCATTCATCGTATCGACCTTACTTTCCAGTCTAAAATCTATATAAGGTCCTTTTTTTAATGATCTTCCCATTGCTTATTTGTTTTTACCAATGATGAACTTGTTAGAATATTTCTTAGGTGTTCTAGTTTTTTGACCTTTTGCAAAAATGCCATTTCTAGATCTTGGATGACCTCCTGAAGACTTACCTTCACCACCACCCATTGGGTGATCTACTGGGTTCATCGCCACACCTCTTACTCTTGGTCTTCTACCCAACCATCTGTTTCTACCAGCCTTACCCAATACGACGTTCATATGATCGCCATTAGATACTGTACCGACAGTAGCCAAACAAACTACTAAGACCATTCTCATTTCACCTGAAGGAAGTTTTACTGTTGCATATTTTCCTTCTCTAGCCAACAGCTGAACATAAGTTCCAGCACTTCTAGCCATTGCCGCACCTCTACCTGGTTTCAACTCTACGTTGTGAATGATCGTACCTAGTGGAATATCAGACAACGGAAGTGTGTTACCTACTTCAGGAGC is part of the Reichenbachiella agarivorans genome and harbors:
- the rplV gene encoding 50S ribosomal protein L22 translates to MEAVAKLNNVPTSPRKMRVVADLVRGQRVNNALNILKFEAKQGADRIEKLLLSAISNWEIKNEDAKLEEADLYVKSIFVDSGRILKRLRPAPQGRAHRIRKRSNHVTVIVDSFKASEGKQESNTENSEN
- the rpsS gene encoding 30S ribosomal protein S19 — protein: MGRSLKKGPYIDFRLESKVDTMNDSGKKAVIKTWSRRSMISPDFVGHTFAVHNGNKFIPVFVTENMVGHKLGEFAPTRNFRGHINKKDKKR
- the rplB gene encoding 50S ribosomal protein L2 is translated as MAVRKLKPITPGTRYRVAPVFEEITTSTPEKSLTKSTHRTGGRNNSGRMTIRNVGGGHKRKYREIDFKRDKHGIPAVVKSVEYDPMRTARIALLYYADGEKRYIIAPNGVKVGQTLLSGPGIAPEVGNTLPLSDIPLGTIIHNVELKPGRGAAMARSAGTYVQLLAREGKYATVKLPSGEMRMVLVVCLATVGTVSNGDHMNVVLGKAGRNRWLGRRPRVRGVAMNPVDHPMGGGEGKSSGGHPRSRNGIFAKGQKTRTPKKYSNKFIIGKNK